From Musa acuminata AAA Group cultivar baxijiao chromosome BXJ3-8, Cavendish_Baxijiao_AAA, whole genome shotgun sequence, one genomic window encodes:
- the LOC103996134 gene encoding uncharacterized protein LOC103996134 has protein sequence MWRLGGRRIRTPRRPAVGLRPASTAAAAAAVSSCRAVVLPRFGGPEVLEVRPAVSVPDLKPRDVLVRARAVSINPLDLRMRSGYGRSIFGPLLPLILGRDVSGEVAAAGASVSSLVVGQEVFGALHPTAVRGTYADYVVLSEDELTPKPPSVSHVEASAIPFAALTAWRALKSTAQITNGQRLLVLGGGGAVGLAAIQLAVAAGCSVSATCGSQSIERVLAVGAEQAIDYTAEDIEVAIKGQFDAVLDTIGIPETERTGINLLKKGGHYMTLQGETASLADNYGLVIGIPAATAILLKKQLQYRYSHGIEYWWTYMRADAEGLDEIRRLSGAGKLKIPVEKTYSIAEVRKAHEMKDKRIIPGKVVLEVN, from the exons ATGTGGCGGCTGGGCGGTCGCCGGATCCGCACGCCGCGTAGGCCGGCGGTGGGGCTCAGGCCCGCTTCCACGGCGGCTGCGGCCGCGGCGGTTTCTTCGTGCAGGGCCGTGGTCTTGCCGCGGTTCGGCGGGCCCGAGGTCCTCGAGGTACGTCCGGCCGTCAGCGTCCCCGATCTGAAGCCGCGCGACGTGCTCGTCCGTGCCCGCGCCGTCTCCATCAATCCCCTGGATTTGCGG ATGCGATCCGGTTATGGCCGTTCTATTTTCGGGCCACTCTTGCCACTGATTCTTGGCCGTGATGTTAGCGGTGAAGTTGCAGCTGCTGGGGCCTCGGTTTCTTCACTTGTTGTTGGTCAAGAAGTTTTCGGTGCGCTGCATCCGACCGCTGTTAGAGGTACTTATGCAGATTATGTCGTTCTCTCGGAAGATGAGCTGACGCCTAAACCGCCTTCAGTATCACATGTG GAGGCAAGTGCTATCCCATTTGCTGCCTTGACAGCATGGCGTGCTTTAAAAAGTACGGCTCAAATAACTAATGG TCAAAGATTGTTAGTACTAGGCGGGGGAGGAGCTGTTGGACTTGCTGCAATTCAGCTTGCTGTTGCTGCAGGGTGCAGTGTATCAGCTACATGTGGAAGCCAAAGTATTGAACGAGTTTTGGCAGTTGGTGCTGAACAAGCCATTGATTATACTGCTGAG GACATAGAGGTTGCAATTAAAGGACAATTTGATGCTGTTCTTGACACTATAGGCATACCTGAAACTGAGAGAACTGGCATCAATCTTCTGAAGAAAGGTGGACACTATATGACGCTACAG GGAGAAACAGCTTCTTTAGCTGATAACTACGGGTTAGTGATTGGTATTCCTGCTGCCACAGCTATTTTGCTAAAGAAGCAACTTCAGTATCGATATTCTCATGGAATAG AATACTGGTGGACATACATGAGGGCTGATGCTGAGGGTTTAGACGAGATCCGCAGGCTATCAGGAGCTGGGAAGCTGAAGATACCGGTGGAGAAGACATATTCCATTGCCGAAGTTAGAAAAGCTCATgagatgaaggataaaagaattaTACCTGGCAAGGTGGTTTTGGAAGTCAACTGA